A genomic region of Methylobacterium durans contains the following coding sequences:
- a CDS encoding response regulator transcription factor, with product MDLSKARSLSPSELKILKCLAEGVSNKVIALQHCLAEATVKIHVKNILRKLSAQNRTQAAIWARENGVRHA from the coding sequence CTGGATCTTTCTAAAGCTCGCTCGCTATCTCCCAGCGAGTTAAAAATTCTCAAGTGTTTGGCTGAAGGGGTTTCAAACAAAGTAATAGCTCTCCAGCATTGTCTGGCCGAAGCCACAGTAAAAATTCATGTCAAGAACATCCTTCGTAAGCTTAGTGCGCAGAATCGGACCCAGGCGGCGATCTGGGCTCGGGAAAACGGCGTCCGTCACGCCTAG
- a CDS encoding IS1182 family transposase, which translates to MAKVFRSWDVDQGWLLPPSLHEFVPPGHRAHFVRDTVREALDLSAILDTYTEERGYPPYHPGMMVALLLYGYSRGLYSSRQLARACEERVDVMAVTGLNRPDFRTIADFRKRHLVALSDLFVQVLRLCRAAGLVEFAHVAVDGTKLKANASRHKAMSYGRMKTAEPALAAEVDAWLERAREADAAEDQAHGAGRRGDETPDWMADKQRRLEAIRAAKAALEAEAADPPDPEDENGPGASSGMRWQGRPLRGDDGSPPDRAQRNFTDPDSRILPTRDGFVQGYNGQIAVDAAHQVIVAHRLVTNSADYRALVPLVDGVRAHLRRKPREVSGDAGFANEANLVALRERGITGYLAPGRARHGEADAAGRRRLTKMPLMSAMAARLKRAGRRSRYRLRKQVVEPVFGQIKQARGFRQFLMRGLEQVRGEWAMICTAHNLLKLAQADR; encoded by the coding sequence ATGGCCAAGGTGTTTCGCTCCTGGGACGTCGATCAGGGCTGGCTGCTGCCGCCCTCGCTGCACGAGTTCGTGCCGCCCGGGCACAGGGCGCACTTCGTGCGCGACACGGTGCGAGAGGCGCTCGACCTCTCGGCCATTCTCGACACCTACACCGAGGAGCGCGGCTACCCGCCCTACCATCCGGGCATGATGGTGGCGCTCCTGCTCTACGGCTACAGCCGAGGCCTGTACTCCTCGCGCCAGCTCGCCCGCGCCTGCGAGGAGCGGGTCGATGTCATGGCGGTGACCGGCCTGAACCGGCCCGACTTCCGAACCATCGCCGACTTCCGCAAGCGCCACCTCGTGGCCCTGTCGGACCTGTTCGTGCAGGTGCTGCGCCTGTGTCGGGCGGCCGGTCTCGTCGAGTTCGCTCACGTGGCGGTGGATGGCACCAAGCTGAAGGCAAACGCCTCGCGCCACAAAGCGATGAGCTACGGGCGGATGAAGACGGCCGAGCCGGCCCTGGCGGCCGAGGTGGACGCTTGGCTGGAGCGAGCGCGCGAGGCTGACGCGGCGGAGGATCAGGCTCACGGTGCCGGCCGTCGGGGCGACGAAACGCCGGACTGGATGGCCGACAAGCAGCGACGGCTGGAAGCAATCCGCGCCGCCAAGGCCGCGCTGGAAGCGGAGGCCGCAGATCCGCCCGATCCGGAGGACGAGAACGGGCCGGGTGCCTCGTCGGGCATGCGCTGGCAGGGTCGGCCACTGCGCGGTGACGACGGCAGTCCGCCCGACCGGGCGCAGCGCAACTTCACCGACCCGGACAGCCGGATCCTGCCCACGCGCGACGGCTTCGTGCAGGGCTACAACGGTCAGATCGCGGTCGACGCCGCGCATCAGGTGATCGTCGCGCACCGCCTCGTGACCAACTCGGCCGACTACCGCGCCCTCGTGCCGCTTGTGGACGGGGTCCGCGCTCATCTCAGGCGCAAGCCGCGGGAGGTCTCGGGCGATGCCGGGTTTGCCAACGAGGCGAACCTCGTCGCGCTCAGGGAGCGGGGCATTACGGGCTACCTCGCTCCGGGCCGGGCGCGACACGGCGAGGCGGATGCGGCCGGCCGCCGGAGGCTGACCAAGATGCCGTTGATGAGCGCGATGGCCGCCCGCCTAAAACGGGCTGGCCGCCGCAGTCGCTATCGCCTCAGGAAGCAGGTCGTCGAGCCGGTGTTCGGGCAGATCAAGCAGGCCCGAGGCTTCCGACAGTTCCTGATGAGAGGGCTTGAGCAGGTCCGGGGCGAGTGGGCGATGATCTGCACGGCCCATAACCTCCTGAAGCTGGCACAGGCCGACCGTTGA